One window of the Granulicella arctica genome contains the following:
- a CDS encoding tetratricopeptide repeat protein: MNPVFIAAFALLLPAMPLGIAGFSQAALFEASRQASADAPSDNLKLGNMLLSQHRYPEAMEHYEAILSLNMHDEEARRNELAASVALALQARREGNQEAALGCLQHAREYLPDDPTLLTDLGIQAQFVHQLPLAQEVLVNALKLKPGDLTATYALARVETDRQQFPSAEAHMREYLQAKPDDATAHFGLGHLLYMEQRLEEARTEFQTSIELQPAQSESYYQLGQMDLDAHRDAESRLLFEKTLKRDAHHGGALTGMGIVSYRAKEFAIARDQLMAAVQSSPDYQPAHYYLGLTLARLGDKEASDRELTLATQLAAAQQAPARPQTQP; this comes from the coding sequence ATGAATCCTGTATTTATAGCAGCGTTTGCACTTCTACTACCGGCGATGCCTTTAGGCATCGCCGGTTTTTCGCAGGCTGCTCTTTTCGAAGCGTCCAGGCAGGCGAGTGCCGACGCCCCCTCTGACAACCTTAAGTTGGGCAACATGCTCCTCAGTCAACATAGATACCCAGAGGCAATGGAACATTATGAGGCCATTCTTTCACTCAACATGCATGATGAAGAAGCGCGTCGAAATGAGCTTGCTGCTTCGGTCGCGCTTGCGCTCCAGGCGAGACGCGAGGGAAACCAGGAGGCGGCGTTGGGTTGTCTTCAGCATGCCCGAGAATATCTGCCCGACGATCCGACATTGCTGACAGACCTAGGCATCCAGGCGCAATTCGTACATCAGCTTCCGCTGGCTCAGGAAGTCCTTGTCAACGCGTTGAAGCTAAAACCCGGTGACCTCACTGCGACGTATGCGCTCGCCCGGGTTGAGACAGATCGCCAGCAATTCCCGTCCGCCGAGGCGCATATGCGGGAGTATCTCCAGGCTAAACCGGACGACGCTACAGCGCACTTTGGGCTTGGACATCTACTGTATATGGAGCAACGGCTTGAAGAGGCTCGAACTGAGTTTCAGACCTCGATCGAACTTCAACCCGCTCAAAGCGAATCGTATTACCAACTCGGCCAGATGGACCTTGACGCACATCGAGATGCGGAATCCCGGCTACTGTTTGAAAAAACGTTGAAGCGCGATGCGCATCATGGTGGAGCCCTCACCGGGATGGGCATCGTCTCATATCGTGCGAAGGAGTTCGCCATCGCACGTGATCAGCTTATGGCTGCCGTTCAAAGCTCTCCAGACTATCAGCCGGCTCACTATTATCTCGGGCTGACGCTTGCACGCCTGGGCGACAAGGAAGCTTCGGATCGCGAGCTGACCCTCGCGACACAGCTGGCCGCGGCACAGCAGGCGCCAGCTCGTCCTCAAACTCAGCCGTAG
- a CDS encoding alpha-L-arabinofuranosidase C-terminal domain-containing protein, producing the protein MRTTYFHLRPGFTNSLLLATICIAIAGPLCAQMTESAPIATAPIAIRVTRPATEQVISPMLFGSFLEPIGHSTYGGLWADAVENPSFEEGLWSAGNVDSMLHAHPELRRASQLGLPLPWQPLDQSQGARYLPVRGDAANSAQSVLIMAMPDKEVGILQEVYLPVQRELSYKGSLWVKHVQGGDAVSLTLRRHAHPDQILASASIQATSAEWKKYMFSLDLKPNTVERLEPVDLVLSITNEARIQVDNVSLNPADAVDGMDPEVIDMARELHSPVLRFGGNFTSAYDWHDGIGPLDKRVSKLNLSWGIPEYNTFGTDEFLRFCELIHSQPQVALNLGTGTPAQAGEWVHYIDQHWERHKGGLLWEMGNELWGDFQTGYPTITRVAPLTLSYSQAIRKVDPRAVLIATGGDEDSYRDWNAKQLSNPAGTFNFLSTHFVVNDAVQMPHASSEFRTMAALALPWGLAERMRAIKQQAGEAGHPDARVAFTEWLMISNDHTGPNYTNMGGALFAAGFLNMVMRNADTVSISDMTGILEFGGIWKKRGQVYGAPAYWVLRTLASAKPHTLLTVSTTSPTYSIKRGVNRLPEIAEVPYLDVVATVSEDKSKLLLMCVNRHLVRPETATIDLTALGIAGGMAKVTTLTSENILTENDEEEPNRIIPIVHNETVQATFSHTFPNASVTLIEIPLSK; encoded by the coding sequence ATGCGCACGACCTACTTTCACCTACGGCCTGGATTCACAAACTCCTTATTGCTAGCGACGATCTGCATCGCCATTGCTGGCCCGCTCTGCGCGCAGATGACAGAATCAGCGCCCATCGCGACTGCACCTATTGCGATCAGGGTAACCCGGCCTGCAACGGAGCAGGTGATCTCCCCGATGTTGTTCGGGAGCTTTCTCGAACCTATCGGTCACTCGACATACGGCGGCCTCTGGGCGGACGCAGTCGAAAATCCGAGCTTTGAAGAAGGTTTGTGGTCGGCAGGCAACGTCGATTCCATGTTGCACGCGCACCCGGAGTTACGTCGCGCGTCGCAGCTTGGATTACCTCTTCCGTGGCAGCCGCTCGATCAGTCTCAAGGCGCACGCTATCTGCCGGTGCGAGGCGATGCTGCAAACTCGGCACAGTCCGTGCTGATCATGGCCATGCCGGATAAAGAGGTCGGTATCCTCCAGGAGGTTTATCTGCCGGTACAGCGAGAGTTGAGCTACAAAGGCAGCCTGTGGGTGAAGCATGTACAGGGTGGCGATGCGGTATCGCTGACGCTGCGGCGCCACGCTCATCCCGACCAGATACTTGCTTCAGCCAGCATCCAGGCCACCTCTGCCGAGTGGAAGAAGTACATGTTCTCCCTTGATCTAAAACCGAACACTGTGGAGCGACTTGAACCCGTGGACCTTGTGCTTTCGATCACGAACGAAGCGCGGATCCAGGTAGATAATGTGTCGCTCAATCCGGCCGATGCGGTCGACGGTATGGATCCAGAGGTGATTGACATGGCTCGGGAGCTTCATTCGCCGGTGCTACGATTCGGTGGCAACTTCACTTCCGCGTATGACTGGCACGACGGCATCGGGCCGCTCGACAAACGCGTCTCAAAGCTCAACCTCTCGTGGGGCATTCCCGAGTACAACACCTTCGGAACGGACGAGTTTCTTCGCTTCTGCGAGCTGATCCATTCGCAACCACAGGTGGCGCTCAATCTCGGAACGGGTACACCGGCACAGGCTGGCGAGTGGGTTCACTATATCGACCAGCATTGGGAGCGCCACAAGGGTGGGCTGCTCTGGGAGATGGGCAACGAGCTATGGGGCGACTTCCAGACCGGCTATCCGACGATTACCCGCGTTGCTCCCCTGACGCTGAGCTACAGCCAGGCTATCCGCAAGGTTGATCCACGAGCCGTGCTGATTGCTACGGGCGGTGACGAGGATTCCTATCGTGATTGGAACGCGAAGCAGCTCAGTAATCCGGCAGGAACCTTCAACTTTCTTTCAACACACTTCGTCGTCAACGATGCCGTACAGATGCCTCATGCGTCGAGCGAGTTCCGAACGATGGCGGCTCTGGCGCTGCCGTGGGGGCTTGCAGAGCGCATGCGAGCCATCAAGCAGCAGGCCGGAGAGGCTGGCCATCCGGATGCGCGAGTAGCCTTCACCGAGTGGTTGATGATCTCGAATGACCATACAGGCCCTAACTATACGAACATGGGTGGCGCTCTGTTTGCGGCTGGATTCCTGAATATGGTGATGCGGAACGCTGACACCGTAAGCATCTCCGACATGACGGGAATCCTCGAGTTTGGGGGCATCTGGAAGAAGCGCGGGCAGGTGTATGGAGCACCGGCTTACTGGGTGCTACGCACGCTTGCGAGCGCGAAGCCACATACTCTTCTCACCGTCTCGACGACATCGCCGACATACTCGATCAAGCGTGGTGTAAATCGACTGCCAGAGATTGCGGAGGTGCCGTATCTCGATGTGGTTGCTACCGTATCCGAAGATAAGAGCAAGCTGCTGCTGATGTGTGTGAATCGCCACCTGGTCCGACCTGAAACAGCGACGATTGATCTTACGGCTCTCGGCATCGCCGGGGGTATGGCGAAGGTGACTACGCTCACATCGGAGAATATCCTGACCGAGAACGATGAAGAGGAGCCAAATCGCATCATTCCAATTGTGCATAATGAAACCGTACAGGCTACGTTCAGCCATACCTTTCCCAATGCCAGCGTGACGCTCATTGAGATCCCTCTTTCGAAGTAG
- a CDS encoding glycoside hydrolase family 127 protein: protein MMMGCGLGLLAMAVILDVSAVAQTTGELKPQRAVVANRAPLAANAYDPLPLGAIEPRGWLADQLHIQANGLTGHLDEFWADVSAKSAWLGGDGEAWERGPYFVDGLLPLAYELHDAKLIGKADQWMNWTLEHQQPSGQIGPKSNDDWWPRMVMLKVLTQYAEVTGDPRVEPLMARYFDFELRELPKRPLESWGRYRWQDNALTVLWLYNRNGDPKLLKLANLLRTQGFDWKASFADFQFKGKQTRESLGFDQGMHNNPERAMQAHGVNNAMALKASPLSWLMTRDAGDKHALYEQIGDLEKYHLLPNGMYSGDEHLSGDNPSQGVELCTVVESMFSWEENLAVMGDARFADRLERVAFNALPGTISDDMWSHQYDQQPNQISCTRGERQWSTNGPDSNLFGLEPHFGCCTANMHQGWPKFTGSLWMATRDGGLVATAYAPSHVRVDLPGHDRKLQSFSVDEETEYPFRGSIHFTIHTPRAIELPVVVRIPGWADSMTLSINGGPAQEVEPVCVRDTFDGRLQAAGKVDTCSFHAIRRVWKDGARVDLTLPMQPRVTRWYHQSAAVERGPLLFSLKMDTDWNKLAQHGEMSADWQLKSDTPWNYALELNAAAPAKSLTVHEMPLGSVPFSAKTPPVEMTVEGRLLPGWTVDENSAGPLPQSPVSSSQPRSLLELIPYAAAKLRITAFPVLAPDEVAPHASGR from the coding sequence ATGATGATGGGATGTGGATTGGGGCTGCTCGCCATGGCAGTGATCTTGGATGTAAGCGCGGTTGCGCAGACTACAGGCGAGCTGAAGCCGCAGCGAGCAGTTGTAGCGAATCGTGCTCCGTTGGCAGCGAATGCCTACGATCCCTTGCCGCTTGGCGCGATTGAACCGAGAGGCTGGCTGGCGGATCAACTACACATTCAGGCGAATGGGTTGACCGGTCATCTGGACGAGTTCTGGGCGGATGTCAGCGCGAAGAGCGCGTGGCTTGGCGGCGATGGCGAGGCATGGGAGCGTGGTCCTTACTTCGTTGATGGTCTGCTGCCGCTGGCATATGAACTACACGACGCGAAGCTGATCGGCAAGGCGGATCAATGGATGAACTGGACGCTTGAACATCAACAACCGAGCGGGCAAATAGGCCCTAAGAGCAATGACGACTGGTGGCCGCGCATGGTCATGCTGAAGGTACTGACTCAATACGCTGAGGTGACTGGTGATCCGCGTGTCGAGCCGCTGATGGCACGCTACTTTGACTTCGAGCTGCGAGAGCTGCCGAAACGACCGCTCGAAAGCTGGGGAAGATATCGATGGCAGGACAATGCGCTTACGGTGCTGTGGCTCTATAACCGCAATGGTGACCCAAAGCTGCTGAAGCTGGCGAACCTGCTACGGACGCAGGGCTTTGACTGGAAGGCCAGCTTCGCGGACTTTCAATTCAAGGGTAAGCAGACGCGTGAGTCACTGGGCTTTGACCAGGGGATGCACAACAATCCAGAGCGGGCGATGCAGGCGCATGGGGTCAACAATGCGATGGCTCTGAAGGCTTCGCCGCTGAGTTGGCTGATGACCAGGGACGCGGGTGACAAGCACGCCCTCTATGAACAGATTGGCGATCTCGAGAAGTATCACCTGCTTCCAAACGGGATGTACTCGGGCGACGAGCATCTGTCCGGCGACAATCCTTCGCAAGGTGTTGAGCTGTGTACGGTGGTCGAGAGCATGTTCTCGTGGGAGGAGAATCTTGCGGTGATGGGCGATGCGCGCTTTGCCGATCGGCTGGAGCGCGTCGCATTCAACGCGCTGCCCGGGACGATCTCGGATGACATGTGGTCGCATCAGTATGACCAGCAGCCGAACCAGATATCCTGCACGCGAGGCGAGCGGCAATGGAGCACGAATGGACCAGATTCCAACTTGTTCGGGTTGGAGCCACACTTTGGATGTTGCACGGCGAACATGCACCAGGGCTGGCCTAAATTCACCGGGAGCCTTTGGATGGCGACTCGCGATGGTGGACTAGTGGCGACGGCCTACGCTCCAAGCCATGTGCGTGTCGACCTGCCTGGACACGACAGGAAGCTGCAAAGCTTCAGCGTGGATGAGGAGACCGAGTACCCATTCCGTGGCTCGATTCACTTTACGATTCATACTCCACGGGCGATTGAGTTGCCGGTCGTAGTGCGGATTCCGGGATGGGCGGACTCGATGACGCTGTCGATCAATGGTGGGCCCGCGCAGGAGGTCGAGCCAGTCTGTGTAAGGGACACTTTTGACGGGCGTCTACAGGCTGCCGGAAAAGTAGATACGTGTTCCTTCCATGCGATCCGGCGCGTGTGGAAGGATGGGGCTCGGGTCGATCTCACGTTGCCTATGCAGCCTCGTGTCACGCGCTGGTATCACCAGTCGGCGGCTGTGGAACGTGGGCCGCTGCTGTTCTCGTTGAAGATGGATACGGACTGGAACAAGCTGGCGCAGCATGGCGAGATGTCGGCGGACTGGCAGCTCAAGTCGGATACGCCGTGGAACTATGCTTTGGAGTTGAACGCTGCTGCTCCTGCGAAGAGCCTCACGGTGCACGAGATGCCGCTTGGTTCGGTGCCGTTCAGCGCGAAGACGCCTCCTGTCGAGATGACGGTAGAAGGCAGGCTGCTGCCGGGTTGGACTGTGGATGAGAACTCGGCTGGGCCTCTGCCTCAGAGTCCGGTGAGTAGTTCGCAGCCACGG